The Gemmatimonadaceae bacterium genome window below encodes:
- a CDS encoding 4-vinyl reductase encodes MPMLIGIGLPTLRELRKGVLIATPRGESGSDAVHVLREAGYAGGTALFDAFEHWLNQSESVRQTPAEKSNGGSNDDGAGGLSLPEFEEHASRFFRDAGWGEVSFAAREEDGIAEVEITDCWESADGTISEMPGCHVTTGMLAAFFERIAGFQIAVFETDCRGSGGSRCCFAMGNADVMQFEWEKLA; translated from the coding sequence ATGCCAATGCTGATCGGAATAGGGCTGCCTACGCTTCGGGAATTGCGAAAGGGAGTGCTGATCGCAACGCCCCGCGGTGAATCGGGCTCGGACGCGGTCCATGTGCTTCGGGAAGCGGGCTACGCGGGGGGCACTGCCTTGTTCGACGCGTTCGAGCATTGGCTCAACCAGTCAGAGTCAGTGCGCCAGACACCTGCCGAAAAGAGCAACGGCGGATCGAATGATGATGGTGCCGGCGGGCTCTCGCTGCCTGAGTTCGAGGAACATGCGTCGAGGTTTTTTCGGGATGCGGGGTGGGGTGAAGTCTCGTTCGCCGCGCGCGAGGAAGACGGTATTGCGGAAGTGGAGATTACCGACTGTTGGGAAAGCGCCGATGGCACCATTAGCGAAATGCCTGGCTGCCACGTGACAACGGGAATGCTTGCCGCGTTCTTCGAGCGGATTGCGGGCTTTCAGATTGCTGTGTTCGAGACAGACTGTCGCGGTAGTGGTGGTTCACGCTGCTGCTTCGCCATGGGAAACGCCGACGTCATGCAGTTCGAATGGGAAAAGCTTGCCTAG